One genomic segment of Ictalurus punctatus breed USDA103 chromosome 4, Coco_2.0, whole genome shotgun sequence includes these proteins:
- the hsbp1b gene encoding heat shock factor-binding protein 1b isoform X1, producing the protein MAETDPKSVQDLTAVVQTLLQQMQDKFQTMSDQIIGRIDEMSTRIDDLEKNIADLMTQAGVEEAEGENKAKEPEAS; encoded by the exons ATGGCAGAGACTGATCCGAAATCAGTACAGGATCTTACAGCAGTG GTGCAGACGTTGCTGCAGCAGATGCAGGACAAATTCCAGACCATGTCAGATCAAATCATCGGGAGAA TTGATGAGATGAGTACGCGCATTGATGACCTGGAGAAGAACATCGCTGACCTGATGACCCAGGCTGGCGTAGAGGAGGCGGAAGGAGAGAACAAGGCCAAAGAACCTGAGGCCTCTTAA
- the hsbp1b gene encoding heat shock factor-binding protein 1b, whose product MLLRISCFGEDYSQPEFLSPVGCRVITTLTLIMAETDPKSVQDLTAVVQTLLQQMQDKFQTMSDQIIGRIDEMSTRIDDLEKNIADLMTQAGVEEAEGENKAKEPEAS is encoded by the exons ATGCTGTTAAGAATTTCCTGCTTCG GCGAAGATTACAGCCAGCCCGAGTTCCTGTCTCCTGTGGGGTGCAGAGTTATCACTACACTG ACACTAATTATGGCAGAGACTGATCCGAAATCAGTACAGGATCTTACAGCAGTG GTGCAGACGTTGCTGCAGCAGATGCAGGACAAATTCCAGACCATGTCAGATCAAATCATCGGGAGAA TTGATGAGATGAGTACGCGCATTGATGACCTGGAGAAGAACATCGCTGACCTGATGACCCAGGCTGGCGTAGAGGAGGCGGAAGGAGAGAACAAGGCCAAAGAACCTGAGGCCTCTTAA